ATTTATTTAATATTTTATTCAAAATTCTTGCGGATTTTCTTATTATTCCATCTTTTAATCCAGACATTTTCATAAGTTCACTATAAATTTCAGGATACTCAATAATATTACTATTATTGATAATATTTACAATTTCTTTCGGAAGTTTATAACGCTTAAGGATATTGACATAAAATGTCAAAATTTGTGAGGCTTCGATATTGGGACATCTTTGTTCTAATATTTTACTTTGATACTCGGGATATAACATAATAGCCTGATTCGAAATCCATTTCACTGTATCGCAAACATAATCAAAATTCATCGCAAAATCTATATTTTCAGACTCTTTATTCACAGAGTGCCCGCGATAGTATCCAATAATTTTAGGCAGAAAACATACATCTCCATAAAGACATAAGACACTCCATAACCAATGATCAAGACCTGGAGGATTCACATTCATGATACCACATTTATCTACTAATTGCTTACGAACTAATGCAAAAAAACTATCAATATGCTCATATCCTGGACGTTGATAATTAAGATAAAACTCTATACCCTTTGTTAATTTCTTACTATGATAAAAATTAGGTACAGAAAATATCGTTTCATTTTGATCTGTAGATACTACAATCCCACGTACAAAAGCAATTTGAGCATTCATTTCCATAACAGCAACTGCTTCTGGGAAAAAAGTTCGATCTCCTAAGTAATCATCATCGCATAGGATCATATAGTATTTTCCAGACACCTCTTGGTATCCCCGATAACCATTTTGTACCGAGCCAACATTCTCAGAATGACGAATATATTTAATATTAGAATATTTCTTACAATAACTCTCCATCATGACATCCGTTCCATCTGTAGATGCATTATCCGAAACAATAATTTCTATATTTCCATATTCCTGTGCTAATACACTATCAATCGCTTTTTTCAGCATAATTTTTCTATTATAGGTTGGAATCACCACAGAAACTAAAGGACAATAGGAATAACTCATTTAACCTCTTCTGGAATTAAGTCGTAATAATGTATTTGGAGTTCTGGAAAATTTATTACAACATAAACCGGCAATCAATAATACATTTTCCCTTATCTTTTAGGCTCGACGAAAGCTTCCTAAATTCTTCCCATGCTGTCGTAATAATAAAAACATCTGCAACATTAACAATATCATACCCATTTTCACAAAAAGTCACTTTTAGATCCGGATAATGCCTTTCAAATTCATGATTAGCAACAGGATCATAAGCATAAATATCAGTGTAACCGTTTTTTAATAAAACAGATATAATTTTTGCCGAAGGTGTATCTCGAACATCATCAGATCCTGGCTTAAAAGAAAGTCCCAAAACGCCAATAGTGGTATTTTTATCAACCGTTTTTTTAATCCTATTGTAAATAATTTCAGGCATTAAATCATTTGTTTTGATCACATGATCCAAAATAGGCAAATATAGTCCTCTCTCTTTCACAACAGAAAAAAGAGCATTAATATCTTTAGGCAGACAATACCCACCATAACCGCAGCCTGGATACAAATATGTTGATACTTTACCGCTATTCCAACGCTTATCTTGATGAACAATCCGAAATGCTAATGCCGTATCGATATCTCCTATCTCATCCGCAACGATAGACATCTCATTCGAATAACTAATTAGTGTAGCTAGCACAGTATTCGAAAGATATTTGATAAATTCTCCGGTATTGTAAGACACAGCATACATTAAGCTATTAAAAGGCATATATAAACGTTCTAACATTTCTTTCGATTTCAGATCATTTACCCCAAAGATAATACGATCAGGATCCATGAAATCATTCCAGCAACTGCCTTCTCTTAAAAATTCCGGATTATTAGCTACTAATAGATTTTTATTTTTTGCTTTCTCCTGGACATAAGGAACAATTCTTTGAGCAGTAGTAGATGGAGGAATCGTCGATTTGACAATCAAAAGACGAATTTTTTTATCACCAATAACTTCTAAAGTATCATCAATAGCTTTAAATAAATAAGAAAGATCAGCATGCCCTCCTTGACCACAAGGAGTCCCTACGCAATAGAATATATATTCGCTATTAGCAATTGCCTCTTCTAAAGGGACATCTAAAAAAAAATTATGATTGAGATTCCTATTTAACGCTTCATCTAAACCAGGTTCTAAAAAAGGCAATTTTTCTTGTCTAAGAATACTCAAACGATCTTCATTAACATCAAAACCATAAACTTTATACCCTTTTTCTGCAAGTCCAACTCCAGTAGTCAAGCCCACAAATCCTAAGCCAAATACTGTTACCATTCTAATTCCTCTTTAATACTTTCTTTAATATACTCTAAGAAATAGCAAACACCATCTTCTATATGAACCTGTGGATTATAACCTAACAAATTTCGAGCTCTAGTGATATCAGGACAACGTCGATTAGGATTATCTTTGAGATAATTTATATCCTTAGAGGTTTCAAATTTAAGTTTTCCCGTATAACCAAAAATTTCTTGTCCTGTTTTCTGATAAAACTGTGCTAACCTATAAATAGAAATTTCAGGCTCATCTATCCCAATATTAAAGACATAAAATCTATTATAAAGCAATGCCTTTAAATAGCCAGTAATTGCATCAGAAATATAACAAAATGTTCTTGTAGGTGTTCCATCAGAAAACATAATAATATCACGATTTTCTAGTACAGCTTTAGCAAAATCTGCTGGAACACGCTTATCATTCAGTTTCATCCCAGGACCATAATTATTGAAAGGCCGAACCAATGTAACTGGCATATTATATTTTTCAGCAAATAAATAACATATTGTTTCACCAAC
This genomic window from Brevinema andersonii contains:
- a CDS encoding glycosyltransferase family 2 protein encodes the protein MSYSYCPLVSVVIPTYNRKIMLKKAIDSVLAQEYGNIEIIVSDNASTDGTDVMMESYCKKYSNIKYIRHSENVGSVQNGYRGYQEVSGKYYMILCDDDYLGDRTFFPEAVAVMEMNAQIAFVRGIVVSTDQNETIFSVPNFYHSKKLTKGIEFYLNYQRPGYEHIDSFFALVRKQLVDKCGIMNVNPPGLDHWLWSVLCLYGDVCFLPKIIGYYRGHSVNKESENIDFAMNFDYVCDTVKWISNQAIMLYPEYQSKILEQRCPNIEASQILTFYVNILKRYKLPKEIVNIINNSNIIEYPEIYSELMKMSGLKDGIIRKSARILNKILNKFGLKIVKFKF
- a CDS encoding UDP-glucose dehydrogenase family protein → MVTVFGLGFVGLTTGVGLAEKGYKVYGFDVNEDRLSILRQEKLPFLEPGLDEALNRNLNHNFFLDVPLEEAIANSEYIFYCVGTPCGQGGHADLSYLFKAIDDTLEVIGDKKIRLLIVKSTIPPSTTAQRIVPYVQEKAKNKNLLVANNPEFLREGSCWNDFMDPDRIIFGVNDLKSKEMLERLYMPFNSLMYAVSYNTGEFIKYLSNTVLATLISYSNEMSIVADEIGDIDTALAFRIVHQDKRWNSGKVSTYLYPGCGYGGYCLPKDINALFSVVKERGLYLPILDHVIKTNDLMPEIIYNRIKKTVDKNTTIGVLGLSFKPGSDDVRDTPSAKIISVLLKNGYTDIYAYDPVANHEFERHYPDLKVTFCENGYDIVNVADVFIITTAWEEFRKLSSSLKDKGKCIIDCRFML